The DNA segment GCCGTCCGTGCGTGGGACCtccccaccacctccaccaACCTCATCAGCATCTTCCTGGGCTGGGCCTGATGTAACCCACCCCATAACACCCCCACCCCAGAGTGCACCTACCCATCCCATAACACCGCCGTCCCAAAGTCAACCAGCCCCTATCCCTCATCCCCAGAATCAACCTGCCTCTCCCAATCCCTACCTCTCCCACCCCCTGGTTACATCAGGCCGGATAACGGTAGACCTGGCCCACCTCCTGGCTGAAATCAATTACACGAGAAGAACTGGCAAGGTCAGGAGGAATACCACCAAGGCCAGGATACTGACAGCCCAGGAGATGTCTGACACCATCGAGGAGGTGGAGGACCGTGCTGCAAGACGGGAGGCCCAAGCTCTGgccagaagagacagagagcagcagcGGGCCAGAGACACCAGCCCGGCAGCCACTTCCTCTACCCTGCCTAGCGGCTCCCGCCCCAGCCGCAGAAGAGCTCAGCCCCTCGGGGCTGCACCAGCAGCCAGCTCCGGCATTTCCATCGCCGGTCCCTCAGCACCCTCTGCCCCCTCTTGTGCCTCCCACGGTCCCCGGCTGCCTGCCACCAGCGGCAGACCATCCCGGACGAGCCTGCCTGCAGAGGGACACCATCCTCCATCTCCTGGTCAGCTAATTCTTTCATTCGGTCAAAATACTTGTAGTAAAccatgttataataataaaatattattattcttttagaGCCTTCCACATCGAGGGTCCAAGGGTCCagttcttcctctccctcccactgtaaatacttaatattttctgttaaaaacaagcaacatttatatatatgttaGTAACATTAGCCATGgtgaaaattaaacaaaacgtTTCATTTATACAGCAGGAAGAACCAGCTCATCCTCCTCTGTTGGACCCACGACATCCACCGGTAGTGTATTCAATGTTAACAGTCTTtgtcaatcttttattatattatatatatactcttaaaacactttttttgtgagTAGGTCACACTGCTGCAAAGAGGAGACTGGAGCCGACAGTGTGGCGGTGTGGCCGGTGCAGGCAACCGGATCCTCCAGCGCCTTCAGAGGAATTGGTGTCGTGGGTCCAGTGTGACAACTGCCACAAGTGGTTTCACACCACTTGTGGCAGCTGGGAGGAGGATGAGCTGACAAATGAtgatttttggtgtttttggtgCTCCGATatttaatttgatattttattatgtaatttgtttctttattttttaaatgttttgcctgttttttattgttattaaataattatttgtatAATCTTTCCAATAAT comes from the Etheostoma spectabile isolate EspeVRDwgs_2016 chromosome 13, UIUC_Espe_1.0, whole genome shotgun sequence genome and includes:
- the LOC116701010 gene encoding uncharacterized serine-rich protein C215.13, encoding MEEHVLREKPRQIYNCDETGFQLDSNRRNVIVPRGAKHAYRQAQGTREHITVLACLNAAGEDIPPFIIYKGGYPGGPYNKVGVPNALYGKSQAGYIDSELFRKWFVGHFLKFATQERPLLLVMDGHVSHLDPELVRAAQREGVILLCLPPHTSHILQPLDVSFFGPLKADFSGVTGDLSAVNHSFLVSKKEFSRVLRDSYQRVRDRGLVVAGFRKCGLYPLDPMAIDWSRVMPSVRGTSPPPPPTSSASSWAGPDVTHPITPPPQSAPTHPITPPSQSQPAPIPHPQNQPASPNPYLSHPLVTSGRITVDLAHLLAEINYTRRTGKVRRNTTKARILTAQEMSDTIEEVEDRAARREAQALARRDREQQRARDTSPAATSSTLPSGSRPSRRRAQPLGAAPAASSGISIAGPSAPSAPSCASHGPRLPATSGRPSRTSLPAEGHHPPSPEPSTSRVQGSSSSSPSHSGRTSSSSSVGPTTSTGHTAAKRRLEPTVWRCGRCRQPDPPAPSEELVSWVQCDNCHKWFHTTCGSWEEDELTNDDFWCFWCSDI